From Puniceibacterium sp. IMCC21224, a single genomic window includes:
- a CDS encoding calcium-binding protein → MADIQETTDALGSLGTQYIISPGDRFLGDISPSEDRDFLRADLDLGFGYFFRMSGAGGAGSLNSNFLNLFNDAGAYLKNSGNNNSQTAILDVTPSETQTYFIDANPVGSPTGSYQLELIQEIANGLTTNVMLGGGETIFSQIDYDGDRDFFEVELEVGSGYFFRMSGAGGVGSLNSNFLNLFDDAGAYLKNSGNNNSQTAILDVSPSETQTYFIDANPVGSPTGAYKIEMIEEISNSLATDSTLANGQLVESSIDYDSDRDFFEISLNTGVSYLFQMAGDGGVSSLNNNFLNLFDGAGAFLDDSGNNNQTVASIIYTPTVAGTYYLDANPVGSPTGDYKIGYIEEVSNTFGSATVELSTTAPVVSELDYETDIDVFRMTLEAGAIYTVTMAGDGGPGAIGRTDMRIYDGDRNLLRDVDTNTSSNDITFLANEGGLYYVAVGSNFSGTYSLNLTSSSGTGGNDTLIGTDGSDTLLGLGGDDRLEGGDGNDRLEGGAGDDGLLGGDGNDTLLGGDGDDNMAASSGDDSLLGGAGDDQMGGGLGDDTMDGGADDDRMGGGQGDDVMSGGAGDDTVNGGAGNDVLDGGAGNDVMGASFGNDTVTGGDGNDDMGGGAGQDVIEGGAGNDSAGGGEGNDTIDGGSGDDFLAGGGRDDDIMGGTGDDTINGGAGNDTMSGGSGADVFVFNAFAAGEADLITDFEDGSDMFRMSGVTGEPGSGLQGRVDALGITDVTLDGQAGVSMSYDGQTITVLGVAAADLGLEDFSFF, encoded by the coding sequence ATGGCAGATATTCAGGAAACCACCGACGCTCTGGGCAGTCTGGGCACGCAATACATAATTTCACCGGGCGACAGGTTTCTGGGGGATATCTCGCCCAGCGAAGACCGCGATTTTCTGCGTGCCGATCTGGATCTCGGTTTTGGCTATTTCTTCCGGATGAGTGGCGCAGGCGGGGCAGGCAGCCTGAACAGTAATTTCCTGAACCTGTTCAACGACGCAGGCGCCTATTTGAAAAATTCCGGAAACAATAACAGCCAGACAGCAATTCTGGACGTGACGCCGTCAGAGACGCAAACGTATTTCATTGATGCGAACCCCGTAGGCAGCCCCACCGGAAGCTATCAGCTGGAACTGATCCAGGAGATTGCCAACGGGTTGACCACCAACGTGATGCTGGGGGGCGGGGAAACGATATTCAGCCAGATTGACTACGATGGGGACCGTGATTTTTTCGAGGTCGAGCTTGAGGTGGGGTCGGGCTACTTTTTTCGGATGAGCGGCGCAGGCGGGGTTGGCAGCCTGAACAGCAACTTCCTTAATCTTTTTGATGACGCAGGCGCCTATTTGAAAAATTCCGGAAACAATAACAGCCAGACAGCGATTCTGGATGTTTCGCCGTCAGAGACGCAGACGTATTTCATTGATGCGAACCCCGTAGGCAGTCCCACTGGCGCATACAAAATTGAAATGATTGAAGAAATTTCAAATTCCTTGGCCACGGATTCGACCCTTGCAAACGGTCAACTGGTCGAGAGCAGCATTGACTACGACTCTGACCGGGATTTTTTCGAAATCAGCCTGAATACCGGGGTCAGTTACTTGTTCCAGATGGCTGGTGATGGCGGGGTTAGCAGCCTGAATAACAACTTCCTGAATCTTTTTGATGGCGCGGGCGCTTTCCTGGATGATTCGGGAAACAACAACCAAACGGTGGCGTCGATTATCTACACGCCCACCGTCGCGGGAACCTATTATTTGGATGCCAATCCAGTGGGTAGCCCCACCGGCGACTACAAGATTGGTTATATCGAGGAAGTGTCCAACACCTTTGGCAGCGCCACGGTCGAGCTGAGCACCACAGCCCCCGTCGTCAGCGAACTGGATTACGAGACGGATATCGACGTGTTCCGCATGACGCTCGAGGCCGGGGCGATTTATACCGTCACGATGGCGGGTGACGGCGGCCCCGGTGCCATCGGGCGCACCGATATGCGAATCTATGACGGTGACCGCAATCTGCTGCGCGACGTAGACACAAATACATCCTCGAACGACATCACCTTTCTGGCCAATGAGGGCGGGCTTTATTACGTTGCCGTTGGGTCGAATTTCAGCGGCACCTACAGCCTAAACCTGACCTCATCCTCGGGCACTGGCGGCAACGATACGCTGATCGGGACCGATGGCAGCGACACCCTGCTGGGGCTGGGCGGCGATGACCGGCTTGAGGGCGGTGACGGCAATGACCGGCTAGAGGGCGGTGCTGGCGATGACGGTCTGCTGGGCGGCGATGGCAATGACACGTTGCTGGGCGGTGACGGCGACGACAACATGGCCGCGTCAAGCGGCGATGACAGTCTGCTGGGCGGCGCGGGCGACGACCAGATGGGCGGCGGTCTTGGGGATGATACGATGGACGGCGGCGCGGATGATGACCGCATGGGCGGTGGTCAGGGCGATGACGTGATGTCGGGCGGTGCCGGCGACGATACGGTCAACGGCGGCGCGGGGAATGATGTCCTGGATGGCGGTGCCGGCAATGATGTGATGGGCGCGTCCTTTGGCAATGACACCGTGACGGGCGGTGATGGCAATGACGACATGGGCGGCGGTGCTGGCCAGGATGTGATCGAGGGCGGTGCCGGCAATGACAGCGCTGGCGGCGGTGAGGGGAATGATACCATCGACGGCGGCAGCGGCGACGATTTCCTTGCTGGGGGTGGTCGTGACGATGACATCATGGGCGGCACTGGCGATGATACGATCAACGGCGGTGCTGGCAACGATACCATGTCGGGCGGCAGCGGCGCGGACGTCTTTGTGTTCAACGCCTTTGCGGCTGGCGAAGCCGACCTGATCACCGATTTCGAGGATGGCAGCGACATGTTCCGCATGTCCGGCGTAACCGGAGAGCCGGGGTCCGGCCTTCAGGGGCGGGTCGACGCGCTGGGGATCACCGACGTCACGCTGGACGGGCAGGCGGGGGTCAGCATGAGTTATGATGGCCAGACAATCACTGTTCTGGGGGTTGCCGCTGCGGATCTGGGGCTTGAGGACTTCAGCTTTTTCTAA
- a CDS encoding sulfotransferase family 2 domain-containing protein — protein sequence MVSHPPAPQASHKHPASAVPSLAKARPRPYAGRAETGKRKQTGMGWRGYIDDTRKTVFFWSQKAACTTLFNILAENIPERPEQKKFFHTQSQPHQICLAAIRQRGYRSVILVRHPATRVISAYFNKFCLYNGKKLRVRADLEVFAQALHDSFCDLHGAQTQNNIMSFEQFLDTVAHLHATRPQPRQPINGHWDTQIPPFMVGMPGFRYDHILHLENFDSEMTALAAELDLQFQPRTMNRTKVTERGHKGYLGQVEARHVADHAFGYRNFIRPQTLHRIRRIYGGDFDTFGYPTAPEGLRPTLRDRMQALLSQSLVPPPKRAG from the coding sequence ATGGTGTCGCATCCCCCTGCGCCACAGGCAAGCCACAAACACCCCGCATCTGCCGTGCCATCGCTGGCCAAGGCCCGCCCGCGGCCCTATGCTGGACGCGCAGAAACGGGCAAGCGGAAACAAACGGGCATGGGCTGGCGCGGCTATATCGACGACACACGCAAAACCGTGTTCTTCTGGTCGCAAAAGGCGGCCTGCACCACGCTGTTCAACATCCTGGCCGAGAACATCCCCGAACGCCCGGAACAGAAGAAGTTCTTTCACACTCAAAGTCAGCCGCACCAAATCTGTCTGGCGGCAATCCGGCAGCGCGGCTATCGATCGGTCATTCTGGTGCGCCATCCGGCAACCCGGGTGATCAGCGCCTATTTCAACAAATTCTGTCTCTATAACGGCAAAAAACTGCGGGTCCGCGCCGATCTAGAGGTGTTTGCCCAGGCGCTGCACGATAGTTTCTGCGATCTGCACGGGGCGCAGACGCAGAACAATATAATGAGCTTTGAACAGTTCCTCGACACAGTGGCGCACCTGCACGCCACCCGACCGCAGCCGCGCCAGCCGATCAACGGCCATTGGGATACGCAGATCCCGCCCTTTATGGTCGGAATGCCGGGGTTCCGGTATGACCACATCCTGCATCTGGAAAACTTTGACTCAGAGATGACCGCGCTGGCGGCTGAGTTGGATCTGCAATTCCAGCCCCGCACGATGAACCGCACCAAAGTCACCGAGCGCGGGCACAAGGGGTATCTGGGTCAGGTCGAGGCACGCCATGTGGCGGATCACGCCTTTGGCTACCGTAACTTCATCCGCCCGCAGACCCTGCACCGGATCCGCAGGATCTATGGCGGCGATTTTGACACCTTTGGCTATCCGACCGCGCCGGAGGGGTTACGCCCAACCCTGCGCGACCGGATGCAGGCGCTGCTCAGTCAGTCTCTGGTGCCCCCTCCAAAGCGGGCCGGATAG
- a CDS encoding ABC transporter permease has translation MPVIVMTDLSAPPPLPNRAARPPRHFVTLRVIVALMLREMSTTYGRSFMGYLWAILEPVAGIALMSFLFAFGFRSPSIGTNFALFFASGILPFSAYMDLHGKVSVAVRFSKPLLFYPGVTFVDALIARVLLNVITQILISTILFAGIIQAFDLNVILNLPSIALGYAMAFSLAISIGTLNCYLLSVYPLWERSWAILNRPLFLISCIFFTFDTVPQPYQDWLWWNPLVHVVGQTRAGIYATYDASYVSPLFVFTVSGAVLALGLMLLRRYHRDIINM, from the coding sequence ATGCCAGTCATCGTGATGACCGACCTGAGTGCCCCCCCCCCCTTGCCCAACCGCGCGGCCCGCCCGCCGCGGCATTTCGTGACGTTGCGGGTGATCGTCGCCCTGATGCTGCGCGAGATGTCCACCACCTACGGGCGGTCGTTCATGGGGTATCTCTGGGCCATCCTCGAACCAGTGGCCGGGATCGCATTGATGAGCTTTTTGTTCGCCTTTGGATTCCGCTCTCCCAGCATTGGTACCAATTTTGCGCTGTTCTTTGCCTCGGGCATCCTGCCGTTCAGTGCCTATATGGACCTGCATGGCAAGGTGTCGGTGGCAGTGCGGTTTTCCAAGCCGCTGCTGTTCTATCCCGGTGTGACTTTTGTCGATGCGCTGATCGCGCGGGTGCTGCTGAACGTGATTACCCAGATCCTGATTTCCACAATCCTGTTCGCCGGGATCATCCAGGCCTTTGACCTTAATGTGATTCTGAACTTGCCCAGTATCGCCCTAGGCTATGCCATGGCGTTCAGTCTGGCGATATCAATCGGCACGCTGAACTGCTATCTGCTGTCGGTTTATCCGCTGTGGGAACGATCCTGGGCGATCCTGAACCGGCCGCTGTTCCTGATCTCGTGCATTTTCTTCACGTTTGACACCGTACCACAGCCCTATCAGGACTGGCTGTGGTGGAACCCGCTGGTGCATGTGGTGGGTCAGACCCGCGCGGGGATCTATGCCACCTATGACGCGTCTTATGTGTCACCGCTGTTTGTGTTTACGGTGTCGGGGGCGGTTCTGGCGCTTGGCCTGATGCTGCTGCGCCGCTATCACCGCGACATTATCAATATGTGA
- a CDS encoding sugar transporter, translated as MEDAKQVQQAAPGAASTTSPAEKAAAPAPKPGPAPAQPGAAAAKPAAGKPAQPAAAKPAPPAPTAAKPASLPPPAPYATPRKRHWMLLLVFVIWVLAPMAGVGWYLYTVAKDQYASHVGFSVRTEEIGSAIELLGGITQLSGSSSSDTDILFEFIQSQQMVRAINAELDLAAIYSAPEDPYFGLGDDTRIEALAEYWQRMVKVFYDRSSGLIEVRVVAFDPVNAQKIARAIFATSSAMINQLSTIARSDATRYAEEELERAQERLKATRQATTAFRNRTGIIDPQADIQGQMGVVNALQSQLAEALVSRQTLLDSATSASDPRVTQLDGRIEAIRKQITAERSQFGGASGPAPGEAVGDGTSESAYSTLLEEYESLEVDREFAEKSFLSSLAARDAAVAEAQRQLRYLASYIDPTLAETPEYPRRIELLLIIGGILFLTWCVGAMIYYSLRDRR; from the coding sequence TTGGAAGACGCAAAGCAGGTTCAGCAGGCCGCCCCGGGCGCTGCTTCGACGACATCACCCGCCGAGAAGGCCGCGGCACCTGCGCCCAAGCCGGGTCCCGCGCCCGCGCAACCCGGAGCGGCAGCGGCCAAACCCGCCGCAGGCAAGCCTGCCCAGCCGGCGGCCGCCAAACCTGCCCCGCCCGCTCCGACTGCTGCGAAACCGGCAAGTCTGCCGCCACCCGCACCCTATGCGACCCCGCGCAAACGGCACTGGATGTTGCTGCTGGTCTTTGTGATCTGGGTGCTGGCACCGATGGCCGGGGTCGGCTGGTATCTCTACACGGTGGCCAAAGATCAATATGCCAGCCATGTCGGTTTTTCGGTACGCACCGAGGAAATCGGCTCGGCGATCGAGCTGCTGGGCGGCATCACCCAACTGTCGGGGTCCAGCTCCTCCGATACCGATATTCTGTTCGAATTCATCCAGAGCCAGCAGATGGTTCGCGCTATCAACGCCGAACTGGATCTTGCCGCGATCTACAGCGCGCCTGAGGATCCGTATTTCGGTCTTGGGGATGACACGCGGATCGAGGCGCTGGCCGAGTACTGGCAGCGCATGGTCAAGGTGTTCTACGACCGTTCCAGCGGGCTGATCGAGGTGCGGGTTGTGGCCTTTGACCCGGTCAATGCACAAAAGATCGCGCGGGCGATCTTTGCCACCAGCAGCGCGATGATCAACCAGCTCTCGACCATCGCGCGCTCTGACGCCACCCGCTATGCCGAAGAAGAGCTGGAGCGCGCCCAGGAGCGGCTCAAGGCGACGCGCCAGGCCACCACGGCGTTTCGCAACCGCACTGGCATCATCGACCCGCAGGCCGACATCCAGGGCCAGATGGGTGTGGTCAACGCCTTGCAAAGCCAGCTTGCCGAGGCGCTGGTGTCGCGTCAGACCCTGCTGGACAGCGCCACCAGCGCCAGTGATCCGCGGGTGACGCAACTGGATGGCCGCATCGAGGCGATCCGCAAGCAGATCACCGCCGAGCGCAGCCAGTTTGGCGGTGCCAGCGGACCCGCGCCCGGAGAAGCGGTCGGGGATGGCACAAGCGAGTCGGCCTATTCCACCCTGCTAGAGGAATACGAGTCGCTGGAAGTGGACCGTGAGTTCGCTGAAAAAAGCTTTTTGTCGTCGCTGGCCGCACGGGATGCCGCGGTGGCCGAAGCACAGCGGCAGTTGCGCTATCTGGCCAGTTATATCGACCCGACTTTGGCTGAAACCCCGGAATATCCGCGCCGGATCGAGCTGCTGCTGATTATCGGCGGCATCCTGTTCCTGACCTGGTGCGTTGGCGCGATGATCTATTATTCGCTGCGCGACCGGCGGTGA
- a CDS encoding ABC transporter ATP-binding protein, which produces MIELRNVNKTYVMDGRRKVVADNLNVIFPTRTAVAVLGRNGAGKSSLLRMLSGAMEPDSGEIIRTGTISWPVGFAGSFHPDLTGLQNTRFIARVYGVDSDALVEFVADFAELGQHFNLPVRTYSSGMKSRLAFGVSMGIPFDTYLVDEVTAVGDASFRHKSEALFAARMKNSAAVMVTHALGQVKRLCKHASVLEEGILHYYGTDLDGAIEHHTELMKVR; this is translated from the coding sequence ATGATCGAGTTGCGCAACGTCAACAAGACGTATGTGATGGACGGCCGCCGCAAGGTGGTCGCCGACAACCTCAACGTCATCTTTCCAACCAGGACCGCCGTGGCGGTGCTGGGACGCAACGGCGCAGGAAAATCCAGTCTGCTGCGCATGCTGTCGGGAGCGATGGAGCCTGACAGCGGCGAAATCATCCGCACTGGCACGATCTCATGGCCGGTGGGGTTTGCAGGCAGTTTTCATCCGGATCTGACCGGCTTGCAGAACACCCGCTTTATTGCGCGGGTCTATGGCGTGGATTCCGACGCGCTGGTGGAATTTGTCGCCGACTTTGCCGAGCTGGGCCAGCATTTCAACCTGCCGGTGCGGACCTATTCCTCGGGAATGAAATCGCGGCTGGCTTTTGGCGTGTCGATGGGGATCCCGTTCGATACCTATCTGGTGGACGAGGTGACGGCGGTGGGCGACGCGTCGTTTCGGCACAAGAGCGAGGCCCTGTTTGCCGCCCGCATGAAAAACAGCGCCGCCGTGATGGTGACCCACGCCCTGGGACAGGTCAAACGCCTGTGCAAACACGCCTCGGTGCTCGAAGAGGGCATCCTGCATTACTATGGCACCGACCTCGACGGCGCGATCGAGCATCATACAGAGCTGATGAAGGTGCGCTGA
- a CDS encoding glycosyl transferase family 1: MSHKTVPSSDALADMAPTVFVVLAVFRPDPAHLAAQIASITGQSGVALRLIAVIADTHSEDLMTQTAQEAGIAVHLVPSDVELDAVRAFEAGLAEVLRLIDAEGLDDDTCLIALSDQDDIWHPDRLARGVAVLQSSKAQMVHSDARLVAGDGTTQLQPSMFRFERRHRNPGLRGLLYRNNITGMTLLARARVARIAVPFPAQSGVHYYHDLWLGLIAAATGGVALIKAPLVDYRQHGANAIGAVDRQAGYLRNGKNTGRCLPDAMWVRREAAGYALARFLAHSAQNRMVEAVDDGRLPPDQARTAPLRPFLRRMRGWGSHLGDCIKLALTGHMTLARIAFGFMVVSAGRNVWTLREALGPGLNAAIDAFDTRLYSMSPGVRPRPPQIATREKIKPHNHEGQIDIRKVRRWEPGFDAPGPALTILVPTLNPSEIFAGINTALDIGLGLAARGHHVRFIATDLPISSPGTSRAFLLHRLSKAGAESGAQGRVSLHCGVKDGTVPAHKDDLFLATAWWSAHLADGLIRDFGYTQTRFWYLIQDFEPNFYAWGVEYADAMASYHFDFEPVFNTALLRDYFAERGFDFATPDALAFHPSINVERYASGARPDRTGPRRLALYGRPEVPRNMYGTAVEALAMFVREHNLGPDDIELVSVGLPHAPLKMPNGLLLDSQGKLPMEDYPPFLLNTDLGLSLMYSPHPSHPPIEMAASGVRVVTNSFGPKDLSRLSPAILSAPPTAPDIAAALSQAWTAAPVTAQERQIDLTELGLPPEVMIDRLARRLTRRLDPQGAGQRRILLHIGSPKCGSTYLQRVMQQNRDTLEGAGIRYPYDGDDHPGNAPDLSVFDAARLEALFAGDIHTVMLSHEDLYSKARTGLELSKAAQAAGIDVQVVAFLRPFSDFFYSDYSQFMKQHFESFLETRKPYGGKDFHAFATRRTESLRPAVFLTNWQKLFPATPVVLAPHSQIRPVMTGLLQRPGTPLPDLNWTVPHHHANPSLRVEDCDRIAAAMQDPAIPPEQIREMFRAAFHHAGDTDSGRTETRTARIERHYAPQNQALLETFGYDNRLPEQVACTV, from the coding sequence ATGTCGCACAAGACTGTACCTTCATCTGACGCGCTTGCGGATATGGCGCCGACCGTCTTTGTTGTTCTGGCCGTGTTCCGGCCCGATCCTGCGCATCTGGCGGCGCAGATTGCCTCGATTACCGGGCAGTCCGGTGTTGCCCTGCGGCTGATCGCGGTCATCGCCGATACCCACTCCGAAGATCTGATGACCCAGACCGCCCAAGAGGCCGGGATCGCCGTACATCTGGTGCCCAGCGACGTTGAACTGGACGCGGTGCGCGCCTTTGAGGCCGGGCTGGCCGAAGTGCTGCGGCTGATCGACGCCGAGGGGCTGGACGATGACACCTGCCTGATCGCCCTGTCGGATCAGGACGACATCTGGCACCCGGACCGGCTGGCGCGCGGGGTGGCGGTGCTGCAATCGAGCAAGGCCCAGATGGTGCACAGCGACGCACGGCTGGTGGCTGGCGACGGCACCACGCAACTCCAGCCATCGATGTTCCGGTTCGAGCGGCGGCACCGCAATCCGGGGCTGCGCGGGCTGCTTTATCGCAACAACATCACCGGCATGACGCTGCTGGCGCGGGCGCGGGTCGCGCGCATCGCGGTGCCGTTCCCGGCGCAGTCGGGCGTGCATTACTATCACGACCTCTGGCTTGGCCTGATTGCTGCCGCCACCGGCGGGGTCGCACTGATCAAGGCGCCGCTGGTCGATTACCGCCAGCACGGCGCGAACGCTATCGGCGCTGTAGACCGGCAGGCCGGCTATCTGCGCAATGGCAAGAACACGGGCCGCTGCCTGCCCGATGCCATGTGGGTTCGACGCGAGGCGGCGGGCTATGCCCTGGCCCGGTTCCTGGCGCATTCGGCACAAAACCGCATGGTCGAGGCGGTGGATGACGGACGCCTGCCCCCAGATCAGGCCCGAACCGCGCCGCTGCGCCCGTTCCTGCGCCGGATGCGCGGCTGGGGCAGCCATCTGGGCGATTGTATCAAACTGGCGCTGACCGGGCATATGACGCTGGCGCGGATCGCCTTTGGCTTTATGGTTGTCAGCGCCGGGCGCAACGTCTGGACCTTGCGCGAGGCGCTGGGACCGGGGCTCAACGCCGCGATCGACGCCTTTGACACACGGCTTTATTCGATGTCGCCCGGTGTGCGGCCGCGCCCGCCGCAGATTGCCACCCGCGAAAAGATCAAGCCGCACAACCACGAAGGCCAGATCGACATCCGCAAGGTGCGCCGCTGGGAACCCGGGTTCGACGCCCCCGGCCCTGCACTGACCATCTTGGTCCCGACGCTGAACCCCTCCGAGATTTTTGCCGGCATCAACACAGCACTCGATATCGGGCTGGGACTGGCGGCGCGCGGGCACCACGTGCGGTTCATCGCCACCGACCTGCCGATCTCGTCCCCCGGCACCAGCCGTGCCTTTCTGCTGCACCGTCTGAGCAAAGCAGGTGCCGAGAGCGGTGCCCAGGGTCGCGTATCGCTGCATTGCGGCGTCAAGGACGGCACCGTCCCCGCCCACAAAGACGATCTGTTTCTGGCCACCGCCTGGTGGAGCGCGCATCTGGCCGACGGGCTGATCCGCGACTTTGGCTATACTCAGACCCGGTTCTGGTATCTGATTCAGGATTTTGAGCCGAATTTCTACGCCTGGGGCGTGGAATATGCCGACGCCATGGCCAGCTATCATTTTGACTTTGAGCCGGTGTTCAACACCGCCCTGCTGCGCGACTATTTCGCCGAACGCGGCTTTGACTTTGCCACGCCGGACGCGCTGGCCTTTCACCCCTCGATCAACGTCGAACGCTATGCCAGCGGGGCGCGCCCCGATCGCACAGGGCCGCGCAGACTGGCGCTTTATGGCCGTCCCGAAGTGCCACGCAACATGTACGGCACCGCAGTCGAGGCGCTGGCGATGTTTGTGCGTGAACACAACCTTGGCCCCGACGATATCGAACTGGTCTCAGTCGGGTTGCCACATGCGCCGCTGAAGATGCCGAACGGGCTGCTGCTGGACTCGCAGGGCAAGCTGCCGATGGAGGATTACCCCCCCTTCCTGCTGAACACCGATCTGGGTCTGTCGCTGATGTATTCGCCGCATCCCAGCCATCCGCCGATTGAAATGGCCGCCTCGGGCGTGCGGGTGGTGACCAACAGCTTTGGCCCCAAGGATCTGAGCCGCCTCAGCCCCGCGATCCTGTCAGCGCCACCGACAGCACCGGATATCGCCGCTGCGCTGTCGCAGGCTTGGACCGCCGCCCCCGTCACCGCGCAGGAACGCCAGATCGACCTGACCGAACTGGGCCTGCCGCCCGAGGTGATGATTGACCGGCTGGCACGGCGGCTGACCCGCAGATTAGACCCGCAAGGCGCGGGCCAGCGCCGCATCCTCCTGCACATCGGGTCCCCCAAGTGCGGATCGACCTATCTGCAACGGGTGATGCAGCAAAACCGCGACACCCTTGAGGGCGCGGGCATCCGTTATCCTTATGACGGTGACGACCATCCCGGCAATGCCCCGGACCTAAGCGTCTTTGACGCCGCCCGGCTTGAGGCGCTTTTTGCCGGGGACATCCATACAGTGATGCTGAGCCACGAGGATCTGTATTCCAAGGCCCGCACCGGGCTGGAACTGTCCAAGGCCGCCCAAGCCGCCGGGATCGACGTGCAGGTGGTGGCCTTTCTGCGACCGTTCAGCGACTTCTTCTACAGCGATTATTCGCAATTCATGAAGCAACATTTCGAGAGCTTTCTTGAAACCCGCAAACCCTATGGCGGCAAGGATTTTCACGCCTTTGCCACCCGCCGGACGGAATCGCTGCGCCCGGCGGTGTTCCTGACCAACTGGCAGAAACTGTTCCCCGCCACACCCGTGGTCCTCGCGCCGCACAGTCAGATCCGCCCGGTCATGACCGGGTTACTGCAGCGGCCCGGCACGCCGCTGCCCGATCTGAACTGGACAGTCCCGCATCACCACGCCAACCCGTCGCTGCGGGTCGAGGATTGTGACCGCATTGCCGCCGCCATGCAGGACCCCGCCATACCACCCGAACAAATTCGCGAAATGTTCCGCGCCGCCTTTCACCACGCAGGTGATACGGATTCAGGCCGCACCGAGACTCGCACCGCGCGGATCGAACGCCATTATGCGCCGCAGAACCAGGCCCTGCTCGAAACCTTCGGCTACGACAACCGCCTGCCGGAACAGGTCGCCTGCACCGTATAA